The proteins below are encoded in one region of Candidatus Binataceae bacterium:
- a CDS encoding DsbA family protein produces MAKTVIPIYFDYASTLCYFAWRIVSQLERELEFIALWKGVPIALRNYRTRPGLPLGALELVKIRNVAAETGIAVEPPGRWLDSDNALQGSELARDAGAFADYHDAVFRAAFEERADIGNLDLLTAIAAEAGLDRARFRDEIERGRMAARLAANKAEADRFSALGYPSFILGDFPLTGIQPIESMRMLLSRFIERRAAEPQA; encoded by the coding sequence GTGGCGAAGACCGTAATTCCAATCTATTTCGACTACGCTTCGACGCTCTGTTATTTCGCGTGGCGCATCGTCAGCCAGCTCGAACGCGAGCTCGAATTTATCGCGCTGTGGAAGGGCGTGCCGATCGCGCTACGCAACTACCGCACGCGCCCCGGACTGCCGCTCGGCGCGCTCGAACTGGTAAAGATTCGCAACGTCGCCGCCGAGACCGGCATCGCCGTCGAGCCGCCCGGACGATGGCTCGACTCGGACAATGCGCTCCAGGGCTCGGAGTTGGCGCGCGACGCCGGCGCTTTCGCTGACTATCACGATGCGGTCTTTCGCGCCGCCTTCGAGGAGCGCGCCGATATCGGAAATCTCGACCTGTTGACCGCGATCGCGGCTGAGGCCGGCCTTGACCGCGCGCGCTTTCGCGACGAAATCGAACGCGGACGGATGGCCGCGCGGCTTGCCGCGAACAAGGCCGAAGCGGACCGTTTTTCGGCGCTCGGCTATCCAAGCTTCATCCTGGGCGATTTTCCGCTCACGGGGATCCAGCCGATCGAGTCGATGCGGATGCTGCTTTCGCGCTTCATCGAGCGTCGCGCCGCGGAGCCGCAGGCGTGA